A portion of the Oscillospiraceae bacterium genome contains these proteins:
- the feoB gene encoding ferrous iron transport protein B — protein sequence MSIKIALAGNPNCGKTTLFNNLTGSNQYVGNWPGVTVEKKEGKLKGDKDVIIQDLPGIYSLSPYTLEEVVSRTYLVKEKPDAILNIIDGTNIERNLYLTTQLIELGIPVVMAVNMIDLVRKNGDKIDLKKLSAELGCEAVEISALKGEGTEAAAKAAVTAAQGKKAGELPHVFTGSVEHAIAHIEESIQGKVDDRFLRWYAVKLFERDDKVMEELKLDKDLIAHIDEHIKDCEKEMDDDAESIITNQRYAYINTVVSKAVKKKARVEHLTISDKVDQIVTNRVLALPIFALVMILMYSLSMGTSIADGGWSIGTFATDWTNDVLFGEIVPGALGGFLESIGVAGWLYGLIMDGIVAGVGAVLGFVPQMLVLFFLLSILEDIGYMSRVAFIMDRIFRKFGLSGKSFIPVLVGTGCGVPGVMASRTIENERDRRMTIMTTCFIPCGAKMPIIGLIAGAMFGGSPLVAVSAYFIGMAAIICSGIILKKTKIFAGDPAPFVMELPAYHVPAWGNVFRATWERGWSFIKRAGSVILLATVVLWFLQGFGFENGVFGMVEDQDNSVLAAIATKIAWIFAPLGFGNWRATVASVSGLIAKENVVGTFGVLYHFGGELSENGDEIWAAVAQDYTALSAYAFMIFNLLCAPCFAAMGAIKREMNNGKWTAIAIGYMCALAYCAALVVYQLGGLITGEIGFNFFTIVAAVVLVAFIYLMVRPNKYAGNNEVKIDVTKI from the coding sequence ATGAGCATTAAGATTGCACTTGCCGGTAACCCGAACTGCGGTAAAACGACCCTGTTCAACAACCTGACCGGCTCCAACCAGTACGTCGGCAACTGGCCCGGCGTTACCGTGGAAAAGAAGGAAGGCAAGCTGAAGGGCGACAAGGATGTCATCATCCAGGACCTGCCCGGTATCTACTCGCTGTCTCCGTACACGCTGGAGGAAGTCGTCTCCCGTACTTATCTGGTCAAGGAGAAGCCCGACGCCATCCTGAACATCATCGACGGCACCAACATCGAGCGCAACCTGTACCTGACCACCCAGCTGATCGAGCTGGGCATCCCGGTGGTCATGGCTGTGAACATGATCGACCTGGTGCGCAAGAACGGCGACAAGATCGACCTGAAGAAGCTGAGCGCCGAGCTGGGCTGCGAGGCGGTCGAGATCAGCGCCCTGAAGGGCGAGGGCACCGAGGCAGCTGCCAAGGCTGCCGTGACCGCTGCCCAGGGCAAAAAGGCCGGCGAGCTGCCCCATGTGTTTACCGGCAGTGTGGAGCACGCCATTGCCCACATCGAAGAGTCCATTCAGGGCAAGGTGGATGACCGCTTCCTGCGCTGGTACGCCGTCAAGCTGTTCGAGCGCGACGACAAGGTCATGGAAGAGCTGAAGCTGGATAAGGACCTGATCGCCCACATCGACGAGCACATCAAGGACTGCGAGAAGGAAATGGACGACGATGCTGAGAGCATCATCACCAACCAGCGCTATGCCTACATCAACACCGTGGTCTCCAAGGCCGTCAAGAAGAAGGCCCGTGTGGAGCACCTGACCATCTCCGACAAGGTGGACCAGATCGTCACCAACCGCGTCCTGGCGCTGCCCATCTTCGCGCTGGTCATGATCCTGATGTACTCCCTGTCCATGGGCACCTCCATTGCAGACGGCGGCTGGTCCATCGGCACCTTTGCCACCGACTGGACCAATGATGTGCTGTTCGGTGAGATCGTGCCGGGCGCACTGGGCGGCTTCCTGGAGAGCATCGGCGTGGCAGGCTGGCTGTACGGCCTGATCATGGACGGCATCGTCGCCGGTGTCGGCGCAGTTCTGGGCTTCGTGCCGCAGATGCTGGTGCTGTTCTTCCTGCTGTCCATCCTGGAGGACATCGGCTATATGTCCCGTGTGGCCTTCATCATGGACCGTATCTTCCGCAAGTTCGGCCTGTCCGGCAAGAGCTTCATCCCCGTGCTGGTGGGCACCGGCTGCGGCGTGCCGGGCGTCATGGCTTCCCGTACCATCGAGAACGAGCGTGACCGCCGCATGACCATCATGACCACCTGCTTCATCCCCTGCGGTGCCAAGATGCCCATCATCGGCCTGATCGCAGGTGCCATGTTCGGCGGCTCTCCGCTGGTGGCTGTCTCCGCTTACTTCATCGGCATGGCTGCCATCATCTGCTCCGGCATCATCCTGAAAAAGACCAAGATCTTCGCAGGCGACCCGGCTCCCTTCGTCATGGAGCTGCCCGCTTACCATGTGCCTGCCTGGGGCAACGTGTTCCGTGCCACCTGGGAGCGCGGCTGGTCCTTCATCAAGCGTGCCGGTTCCGTCATTCTGCTGGCGACCGTCGTGCTGTGGTTCCTGCAGGGCTTCGGCTTCGAGAACGGTGTCTTCGGCATGGTCGAGGATCAGGACAACTCCGTCCTGGCAGCCATCGCCACCAAGATCGCATGGATCTTTGCTCCTCTGGGCTTCGGCAACTGGCGTGCAACCGTTGCTTCCGTGTCTGGCCTGATCGCCAAGGAGAACGTGGTTGGTACCTTCGGCGTTCTGTATCACTTCGGCGGCGAGCTGTCTGAGAACGGCGACGAGATCTGGGCCGCTGTGGCACAGGATTACACCGCACTGTCTGCTTACGCCTTCATGATCTTCAACCTGCTGTGCGCTCCCTGCTTCGCAGCGATGGGCGCCATCAAGCGCGAGATGAACAACGGCAAGTGGACCGCCATTGCCATTGGTTATATGTGCGCTCTGGCTTACTGCGCCGCTCTGGTGGTGTACCAGCTGGGCGGCCTGATCACCGGTGAGATTGGCTTCAACTTCTTCACCATCGTGGCTGCTGTTGTTCTGGTGGCCTTCATCTACCTGATGGTGCGTCCCAATAAGTATGCGGGTAACAACGAAGTCAAGATCGACGTGACCAAGATCTGA
- a CDS encoding FeoB-associated Cys-rich membrane protein, producing the protein MMEFLAANFNLPTIIVAVIVFGGVGWITWHSHKHGGGCSGCSGCGEGGCNGSCSGCSGCH; encoded by the coding sequence ATGATGGAATTCCTCGCTGCAAATTTTAATCTGCCCACGATCATTGTGGCAGTCATCGTGTTTGGCGGTGTGGGCTGGATCACATGGCACTCCCACAAGCATGGCGGCGGCTGCAGTGGGTGCAGCGGCTGCGGCGAAGGCGGCTGCAATGGCAGCTGCAGCGGTTGCAGCGGCTGTCACTGA
- a CDS encoding helix-turn-helix domain-containing protein: protein MELTSAHLRYLLAIYEVSRTHLDISSRSIAEKLGVTKPSVVRIMNLLMERGMIVKEHYGKIYMTDRGIWVAKQVHAEMESILEHFPPVSQPLTEEEKTAAALAMTSALPDRIFTGEYDRLFGADADRTEREKNP, encoded by the coding sequence ATGGAACTGACGTCGGCACATCTGCGCTATCTGCTGGCGATCTATGAGGTCTCGCGCACCCACCTGGACATCAGCTCCCGCAGCATTGCGGAAAAGCTGGGGGTGACCAAACCCTCGGTGGTGCGCATCATGAATCTGCTCATGGAGCGCGGCATGATCGTAAAGGAGCACTACGGCAAGATCTATATGACCGACCGGGGCATCTGGGTGGCCAAACAGGTGCATGCGGAGATGGAAAGCATTCTGGAGCATTTTCCGCCGGTGAGCCAACCCCTGACCGAGGAGGAAAAGACCGCTGCGGCCCTGGCCATGACCAGCGCCCTGCCGGACCGCATTTTTACCGGCGAATACGACCGTCTGTTCGGCGCTGACGCCGACCGGACAGAAAGGGAGAAGAATCCTTGA
- a CDS encoding ATP-binding cassette domain-containing protein, with protein MINKKLLSFDRGALRFVGANVAFQWLGMLCNVIFVRAIARLVGAAFAGMLTTGVLWQNLLLCLGTVPFRFVFTLLASGMSDQASKNVKRTLRSNIYDKLTRLGPNYTETAATSEVVMLASEGVEQIDTYFAKYLPQLGYSLLAPVTLFVLLVGVHARSAIILLCCVPLIPMSIVAVQKFAKKLLAKYWGEYTTLGDSFLENIQGLTTLKIYQADGWKHEQMNAQAERFRKITMKVLTMQLNSVTLMDLMAYGGAGLGIISAVSAFAKGQLSLTATLTIVLLAADFFLPLRLLGSYFHIAMNGAASAEKIFKLLAAEEPADGEQTVPEQAALQLEHVTFGYEKDRTILQDVSLTIPQGSFVSLVGESGCGKSTIAALLSGSRTGYTGSVTLGGVPVEQLQRAQRLRALTLVPHNATIFKGTVEANLRMAKPDAAEAELWAALEQVNLADFCRSQDGLQTALHEGGSNLSGGQRQRLAMARALLHDTPIYLFDEATSNVDAESENDIMAAIRSLAGRKTVILISHRLANVVDSDCIYVLDKGRIAERGTHAELLKKQGAYSRLYTAQKQLETLETEDA; from the coding sequence TTGATCAACAAAAAACTGCTCTCCTTTGACCGTGGGGCCCTGCGCTTTGTGGGGGCCAACGTGGCGTTCCAGTGGCTGGGCATGCTGTGCAACGTGATCTTTGTGCGGGCCATCGCCCGGCTGGTGGGGGCGGCCTTTGCGGGCATGCTCACCACCGGGGTGCTGTGGCAGAACCTTCTGCTGTGTCTAGGCACGGTGCCGTTCCGGTTTGTGTTCACCCTGCTGGCATCCGGCATGAGCGACCAGGCTTCCAAGAATGTCAAGCGCACTCTGCGCAGCAACATTTACGACAAGCTGACCCGTCTGGGCCCCAATTACACCGAGACCGCCGCTACCAGCGAGGTGGTCATGCTGGCCAGTGAAGGCGTGGAACAGATCGACACCTACTTTGCCAAGTACCTGCCCCAGCTGGGATACAGCCTGCTGGCCCCGGTCACCCTGTTCGTGCTGCTGGTGGGAGTGCACGCACGGTCGGCCATCATCCTGCTGTGCTGTGTGCCGCTCATCCCCATGTCCATCGTGGCGGTGCAGAAATTTGCCAAAAAGCTGCTGGCAAAATACTGGGGCGAGTATACCACCCTGGGCGACAGCTTTCTGGAAAACATCCAGGGCCTGACCACCCTGAAGATCTATCAGGCCGATGGCTGGAAGCATGAGCAGATGAACGCCCAGGCCGAGCGTTTCCGCAAGATCACCATGAAGGTGTTGACCATGCAGCTGAATTCGGTGACCCTGATGGACCTGATGGCCTACGGCGGGGCCGGGCTGGGCATCATCAGTGCGGTGTCCGCCTTTGCCAAGGGTCAGCTGAGCCTGACGGCCACGTTGACCATCGTGCTGCTGGCGGCAGATTTCTTCCTGCCGCTGCGGCTGCTGGGCAGCTATTTCCACATTGCCATGAACGGTGCTGCCTCGGCAGAAAAAATCTTCAAACTGCTGGCAGCAGAGGAACCCGCCGATGGCGAACAGACCGTGCCGGAACAGGCTGCCCTGCAGCTGGAGCACGTTACCTTTGGGTACGAGAAGGACCGCACCATCCTGCAGGACGTGTCCCTGACCATCCCGCAGGGCAGCTTTGTCTCGCTGGTGGGTGAGTCCGGCTGCGGCAAGAGCACCATTGCGGCGCTGCTGTCCGGCAGCCGCACCGGTTACACCGGCAGCGTGACGCTGGGCGGTGTGCCGGTGGAACAGCTGCAGCGTGCCCAGCGCCTGCGTGCCCTGACGCTGGTGCCCCACAATGCCACCATTTTCAAGGGCACGGTGGAAGCAAACCTGCGCATGGCAAAGCCCGATGCTGCCGAGGCCGAGCTCTGGGCCGCGCTGGAACAGGTGAACCTGGCCGACTTCTGCCGCAGCCAGGACGGCCTGCAGACGGCCCTGCATGAGGGCGGCAGCAACCTGTCCGGCGGCCAGCGGCAGCGCCTTGCCATGGCCCGCGCCCTGCTGCACGACACCCCCATTTATCTGTTTGACGAAGCCACTTCCAACGTGGACGCCGAGAGCGAAAACGACATCATGGCAGCCATCCGGAGCCTGGCGGGCCGCAAAACGGTGATCCTGATCTCCCACCGGCTGGCCAACGTGGTGGACAGCGACTGCATCTATGTGCTGGACAAGGGCCGCATCGCAGAGCGGGGCACCCACGCAGAACTGCTGAAAAAGCAGGGCGCCTACAGCCGTCTGTACACGGCCCAGAAGCAGCTGGAAACGCTGGAAACGGAGGATGCCTGA
- a CDS encoding ABC transporter ATP-binding protein/permease, which yields MNEPKHRSPFVLVGRLIVLVKPMLPIMLAAIVMGVAGHFCATFITIFGGFGILQALGLASPLRSVGVAFACILVFALLRGILRYAEQASNHSIAFKLLALIRDQVFGTLRRLTPAKLEGRDRGDLISLITADIEALEVFYAHTISPICIACICVIGMTGFVASYHILPALVLLAGYLLVGVALPVWSAKRGDKVAREYRQALADTNSDVLESLRGLRDTLQYQDTAARAAGITAHSETLGEKQKALKYREGLTVAITNTLILFTVIAVLGVSLQLYRNGQMGEEGVLICTLSALSSFGPVVALANLGASLTQVFASADRVLDLLDEEPVTADVTDGAHTAFAGAQAEHVSFSYADEEVLHDLSLTIPEKKIVGITGRSGSGKSTFLRLLMRFWDVNTGTIRFGEEDIRRVNTATLRAQESLVTQETELFNDTIENNIRIAKRDATREEVEAACKKAALDGFIRSLPKGYDTPVGELGGALSGGERQRIGVARAFLHDAPFLLLDEPTSNLDSLNEGVILKAVRAECRDKTVLLVSHRKSTMAAADVTYSVESGRLS from the coding sequence ATGAACGAACCCAAGCATCGCAGCCCCTTTGTCCTTGTGGGCCGCCTCATCGTGCTGGTCAAGCCCATGCTGCCCATCATGCTGGCGGCCATCGTCATGGGCGTGGCGGGACATTTCTGCGCCACCTTCATCACCATTTTTGGCGGCTTTGGCATCCTGCAGGCGCTGGGGCTGGCCAGCCCGCTGCGCTCGGTGGGCGTTGCCTTTGCCTGCATTCTGGTATTTGCCCTGCTGCGCGGCATCCTGCGCTATGCAGAGCAGGCTTCCAACCACTCTATCGCTTTCAAGCTGCTGGCCCTCATCCGGGATCAGGTGTTCGGCACGCTGCGCCGCTTGACCCCGGCCAAGCTGGAGGGCCGTGACCGCGGCGACCTGATCTCCCTGATCACCGCCGACATCGAGGCACTGGAAGTGTTCTATGCCCACACCATCTCGCCCATCTGCATTGCCTGCATCTGTGTGATCGGCATGACCGGTTTTGTGGCCAGTTACCACATCCTGCCCGCACTGGTGCTGCTGGCCGGGTACCTGCTGGTGGGCGTGGCCCTGCCAGTGTGGAGCGCAAAGCGCGGCGACAAGGTGGCCCGGGAGTACCGGCAGGCCCTGGCCGACACCAACAGCGATGTGCTGGAGAGCCTGCGCGGCCTGCGCGATACCCTGCAATATCAGGACACCGCCGCCCGTGCGGCCGGCATCACGGCCCACAGCGAGACACTGGGCGAGAAGCAGAAGGCCCTGAAATACCGCGAGGGCCTGACCGTGGCCATCACCAACACCCTGATCCTGTTTACGGTCATCGCGGTGCTGGGAGTGAGCCTGCAGCTGTACCGGAACGGCCAGATGGGCGAGGAAGGGGTGCTCATCTGCACCCTGTCGGCTCTGAGCTCCTTTGGCCCGGTGGTGGCACTGGCCAACCTCGGTGCCAGCCTGACCCAGGTGTTTGCCAGCGCCGACCGTGTGCTGGACCTGCTGGACGAAGAGCCTGTGACCGCCGACGTGACCGATGGTGCCCACACGGCCTTTGCGGGGGCGCAGGCGGAGCATGTGAGCTTCTCCTATGCGGACGAAGAGGTGCTGCACGACCTGAGCCTGACCATCCCGGAAAAGAAGATCGTGGGCATCACCGGCCGTTCCGGCAGCGGCAAGTCCACCTTCCTGCGGCTGCTCATGCGTTTCTGGGACGTGAACACCGGCACCATCCGCTTTGGCGAGGAGGACATCCGCCGGGTGAACACGGCCACCCTGCGGGCACAGGAGAGCCTTGTGACCCAGGAGACGGAGCTGTTCAACGACACCATCGAGAACAACATCCGCATCGCCAAGCGGGATGCCACCCGCGAAGAAGTGGAAGCGGCCTGCAAAAAGGCCGCACTGGACGGCTTTATCCGCAGCCTGCCCAAGGGGTATGATACCCCCGTGGGTGAGCTGGGCGGGGCCTTGTCCGGCGGCGAGCGGCAGCGCATCGGTGTGGCGCGGGCATTCCTGCACGATGCACCCTTCCTGCTGCTGGACGAGCCTACCTCCAACCTCGACAGCCTGAACGAGGGCGTGATCCTCAAGGCGGTGCGGGCCGAGTGCCGGGACAAGACGGTGCTGCTGGTTTCCCACCGCAAGTCCACCATGGCTGCCGCCGATGTGACCTACTCGGTAGAAAGCGGCCGCCTGAGCTGA
- a CDS encoding GDSL-type esterase/lipase family protein, which produces MKTKRIASLLLSAALLLSLAVPAFAENPTTEETAEPETAVQEVEPEALTEDDAVAPVAEPTAKKEYTYVAIGDSVTAGVGLSGLQYKLVQNGFDMSGNYKGYDGQCFVGYVADQLGLDRDHAINLGLPAVMTKDLADLIETGAMPAINHYSGVQYTSVPELKEYIQKADLITLQVGANDALIRTIVALGEATNWKSEKLANSMVTGMFRNLTPDNIDYFMDCLKQLTLTPSEFRAVMYLLTTGMGQICTSTYADTVTQLERVMKDLRELNPEAQILVLSYNNPVPLMPSWSRHFRRLNTAAAKLAAQYDVTYVPIPYTRTANDGHPTVSGHKYIGRQILKAVNY; this is translated from the coding sequence ATGAAAACAAAACGCATTGCAAGCCTGCTGCTGTCGGCCGCGCTGCTGCTGTCGCTGGCCGTTCCTGCCTTTGCAGAGAACCCCACCACCGAAGAGACTGCTGAGCCGGAAACCGCCGTGCAGGAAGTGGAGCCGGAAGCTCTTACCGAAGACGATGCTGTGGCGCCTGTTGCAGAGCCCACCGCCAAAAAAGAGTACACCTATGTCGCCATCGGTGACAGCGTGACTGCCGGTGTGGGCCTGAGCGGCCTGCAGTACAAGCTGGTCCAGAACGGCTTCGATATGTCCGGCAATTACAAAGGCTACGATGGCCAGTGCTTTGTGGGCTATGTAGCCGACCAGCTGGGCCTGGATCGTGACCACGCCATCAACCTGGGCCTGCCCGCCGTGATGACCAAGGACCTGGCAGATCTGATCGAGACAGGTGCCATGCCCGCCATAAACCATTATTCCGGCGTGCAGTACACCTCGGTGCCGGAGCTGAAGGAGTACATCCAGAAAGCGGACCTTATCACCCTGCAGGTGGGTGCCAACGACGCCCTGATCCGTACCATCGTGGCCCTGGGCGAGGCTACCAACTGGAAAAGTGAAAAGCTGGCCAACAGCATGGTCACCGGCATGTTCCGCAACCTGACCCCGGACAACATCGACTACTTTATGGACTGCCTGAAGCAGCTGACCCTGACCCCCTCGGAGTTCCGTGCCGTGATGTATCTGCTGACCACCGGCATGGGCCAGATCTGCACCTCCACCTACGCCGACACTGTGACCCAGCTGGAGCGTGTGATGAAAGACCTGCGTGAACTGAACCCGGAGGCCCAGATCCTGGTACTGAGCTACAATAACCCGGTGCCCCTGATGCCCTCCTGGAGCCGCCACTTCCGTCGGCTGAACACCGCCGCAGCCAAGCTGGCCGCCCAGTATGATGTGACCTATGTGCCCATCCCCTATACCCGCACCGCCAACGACGGCCACCCCACCGTTTCCGGCCACAAGTACATTGGCCGCCAGATCCTCAAAGCCGTCAATTACTGA
- a CDS encoding GDSL-type esterase/lipase family protein — MKKRLVSLLLALALLVLPVLPAFAAEEDSYTYVALGDSITTGVGLKDTHFSSTAKSYDVQENYHGYSKDCYVARVADALGLDRDHAVNYGMPAAMSSNILDLVRTGSTASGVAYYDLPTLRQELADADLITLLIGSNDTVLQLMGAMGRATNGKATKLLIPLLTGTMRELNLQTLQTLKKGLENLDLTPEELKAALKLLDSGMEEICDQTRDQTVANVEQILQELRALNPDAQIILVGYYNPLPFLPTYGRHFRLLNRSVKALAQQYGADYVSIPYTSIANDGHPTVCGHKYIARQILKAVRK, encoded by the coding sequence ATGAAAAAACGTCTTGTCAGCCTGCTGCTAGCCCTGGCACTGCTGGTGCTGCCGGTACTGCCTGCCTTTGCAGCAGAGGAAGATTCCTATACCTATGTTGCCCTGGGTGACAGCATCACCACCGGTGTGGGCCTGAAGGACACCCACTTTTCCAGCACCGCCAAGAGCTATGATGTGCAGGAAAACTACCATGGTTACTCCAAAGACTGCTATGTGGCCCGGGTGGCCGACGCCCTGGGCCTGGACCGGGACCATGCCGTGAACTACGGGATGCCTGCTGCCATGAGCAGCAACATCCTGGACCTGGTCAGGACCGGCTCCACCGCCTCCGGTGTCGCCTACTACGACCTGCCTACCCTGCGGCAGGAACTGGCAGACGCCGACCTGATCACCCTGCTCATCGGCTCCAACGACACTGTGCTGCAGCTCATGGGGGCCATGGGCAGAGCCACCAACGGCAAGGCCACCAAACTGCTGATTCCCCTGCTGACGGGCACCATGCGGGAGCTGAATCTCCAGACCCTCCAGACCCTGAAAAAGGGCCTGGAAAACCTGGACCTGACCCCGGAAGAGCTGAAGGCTGCCCTGAAGCTGCTGGATTCTGGCATGGAGGAGATCTGTGACCAGACCCGGGACCAGACCGTGGCCAACGTGGAACAGATCCTTCAGGAGCTGAGAGCCCTGAACCCTGACGCCCAGATCATTCTGGTGGGTTACTACAACCCCCTGCCCTTCCTGCCCACCTACGGCAGACACTTCCGCCTGCTGAACCGCTCCGTCAAGGCCCTGGCCCAGCAGTATGGCGCAGACTATGTGTCCATCCCCTATACCTCCATTGCCAACGACGGTCACCCCACGGTGTGCGGTCACAAGTACATCGCTCGCCAGATCCTGAAGGCCGTCCGCAAGTAA
- a CDS encoding GDSL-type esterase/lipase family protein, whose translation MKKRIVSLLLALALLVLPVVSAGAAQPAAADPTPVQTQTDAAAESDQHCYSYIALGDSIVAGIGLPDAVYQRNGRYYDVSGNYQGYSKDCYVARVADSLGLSRAQTANYGMPALMSSDLLELVRTGSCQSASINFVLPNLRQELKHAQVITVEIGANDVLVPIMYGIASAMGGPQVFEALLPMLEGDFRQMDASSFAALRENLDSLNITAQQRKALLQLLSSGIADICAQSQATTLANLEALLQELKALNPDAQIVLVGYYNPVPLLPAPANPFVKHFRTLNRSVQKLAQQYDVAFASAAYTLVANDAHPTACGHKYLARQILKALEK comes from the coding sequence ATGAAAAAACGCATTGTCAGCCTGCTGCTGGCCCTGGCTCTGTTGGTGCTGCCGGTGGTTTCTGCCGGGGCCGCCCAGCCTGCCGCCGCAGACCCCACCCCGGTGCAGACCCAGACCGATGCCGCTGCCGAATCGGATCAGCACTGCTATTCTTACATTGCTTTGGGCGACAGCATTGTAGCCGGCATTGGCCTGCCGGACGCCGTTTACCAGCGAAACGGACGGTATTACGATGTTTCCGGCAACTACCAGGGCTACTCCAAGGATTGCTATGTGGCCCGGGTAGCCGATAGCCTGGGCCTGAGCCGGGCCCAGACCGCCAATTACGGAATGCCTGCCCTGATGAGCAGCGACCTGCTGGAGCTGGTGCGGACCGGTTCCTGCCAGAGTGCCAGCATAAATTTTGTTCTGCCCAACCTGCGCCAGGAGCTGAAGCACGCTCAGGTGATCACGGTGGAGATCGGTGCCAACGACGTACTGGTGCCTATCATGTACGGCATTGCCTCTGCCATGGGCGGCCCCCAGGTCTTTGAGGCCCTGCTGCCTATGCTGGAGGGCGACTTCCGCCAGATGGACGCCTCCTCCTTTGCCGCCCTCCGGGAGAACCTGGACTCTTTGAACATCACCGCCCAGCAGCGCAAGGCCCTGCTGCAGCTGCTGAGCAGCGGCATTGCCGACATTTGCGCCCAGAGCCAGGCCACCACCCTGGCCAACCTTGAGGCCCTGCTCCAGGAGCTGAAGGCCCTGAACCCCGACGCCCAGATCGTTCTGGTGGGCTACTACAATCCCGTTCCCCTGCTGCCGGCTCCTGCCAACCCCTTTGTCAAGCACTTCCGCACCCTGAACCGCTCGGTGCAGAAGCTGGCCCAGCAGTACGACGTGGCTTTTGCCTCTGCCGCCTACACCCTGGTGGCCAACGACGCCCACCCCACCGCCTGCGGCCACAAATATCTGGCACGTCAGATCCTGAAGGCTCTGGAAAAGTAA